The Nicotiana tabacum cultivar K326 chromosome 1, ASM71507v2, whole genome shotgun sequence genome segment ATGATTTCTATCTTTTTAAAGCTATTGATTCTTATTCTCTTATCTCTATCAGAGTTTCACCTTAGATTGACATTAGCAAATATTCATTTGGGTAGGTTTTAATTTTTGCTAGAGGCATCCTTCTTAGCCTCTGATTTTCATACACAAAAAATAAGTTTGAAAAATGGTTATTATAATAAACACTAAACAGTCTTGAAAAATGGTTAATATATCTCGATATGTTTACACTCTCTCTGAACTATAATAGTACGAGTAGTTACTTAAGGTGTGTTTCAAATGGTAACTGAAACAATCTAcaccaaaaaaaattaaatttaatgtATGTTTCAAATGATAATTGGAATGAACTACTAAGTACTAACATTACTTAGACACTCTAGCTGTATATCACCAGCAGAGCAAGCAAACCCAATCACCCTCTCCTAACATCAAGTCGAACAAAAGCACAAAAAAATTGAGTAAAGAAAATTtaaggttttttttttcatttttagcccccgtcagaaattatttatatttggcagtcgaaaaagtgtataaaatttgtaaatatatacgtcggctattattttgagagtggctatacagtgtcatttttccaAACTTTAACGGTATGTTTGGTTTATGGCCTTGTTATGCAGGAATTATGACACGGATTATTTAGTATGAATTATTTTGTGGtggataatataatacatatacTATAACGTACAAGATCGCCTATTTTAAGGGTATGTCTTTAGATATTTTTACCTACGTGTTGCTCCACATTATGTCCCTTAATTAAGATAATACATAAATTCTTATATAAATTAAGTTGATGTTAGTAATATACTATTTGACTTCCGCTATTAAATTCCACATAAATCATGCAAAGTTCAATATCGACAATCAAACAATGGATTAGTTACACATAAAATATATTAGTAATGCATGATTATGTACCAAATAAATTTTCTTATTCCTCCAACCAAATAACCCCTTAAGAAAAGGAGGAGAGAATGGACTAGTGATAATATTGCATATTGTCTTATTTCTAGAAGATAGCAAATTCTTGTAAACTATCCTTCGTATTTTAACGAACGCATTTGATTCAATAAAACTTATGACTTTCGATTGCATAGCCTATTCGCaagaatttctttatttttcttgtacaCATAATTGCATAGCGAGGCCGACAAAGATCGAAGGAATCACTAACTTTCCGCTTCGGAATAAGTGAGATAAACGTAGAATTTATCGATTTGAGGATCTGACCTGTTTTTAAAAAACTTCAATAGCTTTATTAATGTGTGAGGCCACATCATTTGGCAAAAGGTAGTCGGGAAGTCGTCGGGACTTGGGGCTTTATTATTCAGATACTCATTCTTCAAACGTGATCTCCCGTTTAAGCCACGAATTGTCCTCCAcgtccatttttctattttttgggtGCATTGGTCATCATCTCGATTCAGAATTTAGTTTAAGTAGGGAGAAGCGTTAATACGTAATCTCCCATCACTCCAACGCCTATCACATGATACTCGGGTACATCATAAACACATCACtctttaatttatataaaaaagaTACAAAATGTACATTCAAACCCCTTGAAATTTACACCTTCTAGCTTCTACAAATCATACACCTTCCAAAGAACCCTCTCCCCCCaaacccacccccaccccaccccacccccaaaaaaaaaagaaaattaataaacCACACACGCACAAGAAAAGAACAATTCTGTTCTCCACAATCTAAAAGGATCAGAACCTTATATCATGATGATTCATTGATTTTAACAAATAACACAAGCTTTTGGATTCTCCTCCCTGCTAGTGACATGATAGTACTGTGGCATGTAAGGATTGTAATTCTTGTAAACTTTTATAAGTTcatctattttttcattttcatctaattcctttttctcatcttccttttcatcatcatcttcttttgCTGGTCCTACACTTAATAAATCAGCATACcaattttttcttaatttccCCAAAACATTAACTGGATCAACATATCCTATCACTGTTAATGTCTTCTCTCTCATATCAATTGCAATAGATTCTACCCTGCAAAATAAAAGGTTTTTAACATATTTTCCGCTTAGCCAAAAATATTTACACCCGTtagccaacaacaacaataacaacccaatataatctcacaagtggggtctagggaggataagtggggtctagggaggatagtgtgtacgcagacattacctctaccctagggtagagaggttgtttccataGACCCTCAGCATCATTCCCTTCAAGAACTTcttaccttgctcttggggtgactcgaactcacagcctcttgattggaagtggagggtgcttaccatcagagcaacccacctggtctaaACACCCGTTAGccaatatacatatattatacattagTTATGTATGGCCCGTTTGGCCCAGGGCCATGAGACCGGCCCAGGCCTACATATATCGGTTCGTCCTAGCCCGTTTGGACCACGGTCCAGGGCAGTGCCGGTCCAGGACTGGCCCACTTGCCGCCCTTATATATATCTACCAGctattttaatttagttaatttctcaaataaaataaacaaaacaaaacaaataatgaaattGATGAATCAAATccgtttgacttttttttttaaaaaaacatcaaataaaaggaggaagaaaaaATTGATCAGTCAAACTAGTACCTGGGAGAGCTGATACTACTTTCAATGCTTTTTGTTTGTCTCTGTCATCATATATCTCTAATTTAAAAACCAGTTTCTGCAAGGGACAAAAAATTCCAAATATTGCTAAAGATTGTTGATGACTACGGAAATATTAATTCGTAAGGTCTAATAAAAGGAGAAGGAAATTTGTACCTTCATTTCAGCAGCTGGTGAGTAGAAATGTAGACCAGATAGTAGTTGAAGAATAAACTCTAAGAAATAAATAGATGAGGAAGTAAAATATAGACTTAGAGATGAGGATGAGGATGTTATCACACGTCAATATAATATACTTAAATGATTATTATTTAGTACGTAATGTTTTtcaatttgcatttttttgggaaaaaaaaacattttgtaCGTAGTAGGGAGAGTGAAGACAAATGGAAACGATAAAATAATACTATTACAGAGAAATAATGCAAAAAAAGGGTCAACTTTAAGGTAAGGAGAGGGGAGACTTGATCAACATCTGGAGCAAGGTAATGGATTTTATTGGTCTAAATTAAATATATTAAGATGATTGACGTAGTAAACAAAAGTTGTTGACACTTGACACTGACTTCTTTACGTTATGCTACATTTTCTTTAATGGTAGTCTGTATTAACAGAATTATGATATGAAAAAAGGGCCTTAGATTTGGTGTCTTATACTATATGATATCAGATGATATACAAGTAGTTGCGTCAAATGAACGATTTGTATGCATCCCAAGTGAGGCTCTAAGTAGTCATTACCGTCCAAGTTTTAGCCAAAAATCATAGCCATAATCATCTTCATATCTATAAGTAACTTGTGAGCCAGAAGTGGTGAATAAGATTTAGTCAGTTGGAGTTGGGATTATTGGACTGAGTAAAAGGTTTGAGAGTTTTATTTGGAATCCAAACTATTTAGCAAATGAATTTAAAGGACTAGGGTCtaatggtaagcaccctccactttcaaccaagaggttgtgagttcgagtcatctcaagagcaaggtgggggagttcttggagggaaggatgccgagtaggagtgtacaaaggaaaccggcaaaccgcaccaacccgataatccgagtcaaaccgataGAAAAAACCCGAttatggtttggtgttggaaaaaaaacccgagcatacttggtttggtttggttttaactaaagaaagtcaaaccaaaccaacccgacattacatatatagaaattttagatatatttaatatataaatatactcattgtgatgtaatttataaatatttcttaaaaatttcataattttatcttttaaggtattatttcaaggttggacttagaacttttgaatgttccaataagttttatagctattaacattagtaaattaaataactctagcaaaagcccaaaccaaaatcaaatcaatactaatgttaacaaaagacattcaattcaatactacgaacgggaatgtattaaatatctattttttgttttgcaataatttagataaaaatgcataacctattttattttttctttagcgtttagtcatgtaattaatactctcttattagtctacttattttagcatggcttagtacttttagattatgtttatttttattatggttttttaattagcaatatttatattacataattttattgtctttattgttgaatatttaggataatgtcatgacacatctcatattttgtattattttcttggaaaatactttatataatCGTATCTtattaggattaaagaaatattttgagcacaatttgtatgttttgttctacgaagattttaccgggaaaaaaaaattcgaaaaactcgaataacccgaaaacccgagaaaaaccgaGAGTGAAAaatccgagttttattggtttggtttggtctttagatttaataacccaacacaattggtttgatttggtaattgtaaaattcgaaccaacccgatcTATGTACTCCTCtaatgccgagggtctattggaaacagcctctctaaggtctgcgtacagactaccctccctagaccccactagcaaaattatactgggttattgttgttattgttttaaAGGAATAGCGATTATAAAGAAAGGGATTATGCGTATCCTCAACTATGTATCAGTCTAATTCTCCTCTCTTTTTGCCTTAGACTTCTATTGCAATGCTCTTAATATAGTTAGTATTTGCCTTGTAATTCCAGTTACTCTTGATTTATTACAATCAGTTAgtttaggggttgtttggtacaATGGTAGGATTAGTCATTACACTTTATATAAGATAATTAATTCTACTATTTTAGGGGTCATCTGGtgtgaggtataagaaggtatagtgctggtataaaaatttaataccaccttaatacttcGTTTGGTTAGAAaatcaggtataagttatcccaggattaaaattaacaccgggataacttatatctTATAGAGGGTGGAgtaattagcaccggtataaTTATACATTCTTCAtacaaattatgcaattgtcatattTAATACAACATACTAAACAATGGATAAAAAACAATCACAGCATAACTAATCTCATCATAACTTATCCCAGCATAACTTACCCCGGCATAAgccgtattcaaaccaaacgactcCTAAGTGTAAAAGTTATCCCGGTATTAGCTAATACCGCAAATCAAATATAGGATAAAGATAATCCCAAACATTATATGggttatttcaaaaaaaaacttGGGGCTAATTCCCATGCGTAGGTTTCACAAGAAACGTCTTAAATAAGTTCCAGAGATTTGGAATTTTGCCAGACATCAACTGGAGTGAGGCTTTCTCTCTGCTGATGACAAGTATATAACATCAATTAAAAAGACAATTCAAGAAACTATTTACTAATATTGCTAGAACGGATCTAAAAAGTAGACAAAATTTGTTAGTAAAGAAGTTATTAATGTAGAACATGTCCATTCTCTCTGTCTCAATCTTAAATTAGTTAGGTCAGTAATACAAGTGACCTATATTTATTACTTGATGAAATTCGTCATAATCTAACTTTTGTTAGTTCGCGAAACTCTTTAAGCTTGTCTGAAGGACAACTGTGCAGACAATATCATAGCTAGAAGCGTTACAGTAGAATGACTGAGGAATCATAAGCAaagaaatcaaatcaaaaatttTGATCATGGAGCCTTCTCGAGGCACTTGAATATCAATGTGAAAGCATAGAACTTTAAGTTATCCGCGGAATTAATAAGACGGAAGACAATTTCAATTTACCTATGACATTCTTATTATCAAATATAATATACTCAGAATAAACAACAAGCTCGCTGCAACCCGGGGCAAGCATTGCCGGAGAACGATTATCCATGAAATGGATGATGGGGCGTAACAAGTATTTATTCCTTTTTTCAGTATGCCGCTCTCTTTCTCTTACTCTCTCATATATAATAACAGCCTGGGGAGATAGCCAAATTGGTAGGTTCATACTACTATATATTGGAGGCATGGGAAAATGGTTATCTGGACAAAAAGTTATTAAGAACGTCATAATGGGTGGTTATCACTAAACAGCTGCTTCAGTCTATAAGGAAGACTGAGCGATTTCTAATGCCTCTTCCACTGAGGATGCATTTTGAAGTTTGCTTTTGTCAACGGTAGGCTGATTCCGTGCAAGTTTTGGAAGCAGTTGGAATTCCTGAAATTATCGTTGAGAACTATCAGTTTCACATCATATATTTTCCAGCCAACAGTAGAAACATGCAATCCAGTTATAAATTTTTAGATACCATAAGACTAAGGCAATCAAGTTTCACTGAATGATGAGATTCTAGATTAAAGAGGCAGGCAGCAGTAATAGGAGAGAAATTAAGCAAAATCCTGCCTTTTTAGGTAGGAGACAAACTTAAATTCATTTCTCTTTCAGAAAGGTCATCTAATAAGCATGGAATAACAATACAGACACTATAAATGAGAAGAACATTTATACCATATTGTTCGTTGTGCAATAGTTCAGAAGACCAATGAACTTCTAGGAAAAATAAAGTTGCTCGATGCACTTCTCATGTTTGCAAGCTGTTTCAGGAAGGAAGGAGGGCGCAGTGGTTTTTGGCGGAGATGCAAGTGCTTCATGATGTAACGTTCATGTGACGAAGCCTTTATGTTACTATAGTATGATTTTATCTATTGCAGGAGCTGAGCatttaattcaaagctaataccATGATAGAACAAACCAAGTCTTTTGAGCTTTTGACATCTAAGCAGTCCCCCAAAACATTATTCGTCTGTGCAGTAACAGAATCTAAATATTTCATTTTAGAACTCCTGCCAGTTGAAATTAACTATCAactctaggcaaaatacataagttgcccctgaactatggaccaaatccctgttacacactttCGGACAGCGAAAATAatcttacacactcaacctttcaaAAGTGTGTCTAATACACACCTTCTTTAACCAGTACAAGTAAAACGTATACCAGTGTAATGCACGCGTTTGAATTTAGTCTGTTTATAATTATTAAACCCAACCCACTCGTTTTAAACTTAACCCTTATTTACTGCCCCACTCGACCCATACATCTCTTATCCTCCCCACCCCACCCATCCCTTTCCCTCACCATTTCTACcattctttcttcttcaattacAACCCCTAAATGTCATGCTACTATTAAGTGAATATAATAATAATGGCTGAAAATGGACCCAGAGCTTTTGATTTGGTACTTCATGGATGGGTCTCCTAATGTCAGTGGTGCTGGTGCTAAAGAAGCTACTAGTTAGAATTCTTTGATTGTTGATTCTGTTAAGCTTGCTTTTAATTTTATAGAAATGTGCAATTGCTCCTCCTTTAAATCTCAGCAGCCATGGCAGATAGAACCCACAGGAAAATACTCATAAACATATTCTTGGCGAGATATCCAAACTTCCCACCGGCCGGAGTAAGCAAAACTCCATTTTCGACAAGCAAAAGACGTAAAAAAGGAGGGTTTTACTGTAAATTCCATGGCATTGGAGAACATCACAGGTGGAGATGTAAAAGACCACGGCAAATAGAAATCACAATTTTGCTCAAGTCGTCCAATTGGTCCAGTTTGCTGGAAGAGGGGTTGGGGACGAAGGTATTAGTGTTTTAAGtttgttttttttgtattttgtgtgAAATAGTAAATGGtagaaaaggataaaaagaagaagaattatttaaaccgttggatcaattaaTTCAAATCTACACCGTTCAAATAATGTTGCAGATTCTCATTTATGACCTTTTCACACGCTCCTTTTGCGTGAAATTTACTTGGTCAAAGAAGGTGTGTATTAGACACACTTTcgaaaggttgagtgtgtaagatTATTTTCGTCATCAGaaagtgtgtaacagggatttggtcTCATAGTTCAGGgagtaacttatgtattttgccatcAACTCTACCATTGAACTTCCCTAATTTTTCCTGAGCTTCCTTCAACTAGTGAGCACATGTATGACTCCTTCCCCGGACAAAGTATTTATATCCTGGTACgagtatatttgaacccaaattCCATATTCAGGAAAAGATAAGTGACTAGTACTGTTATGTGGTTTAAGTAGCATATAAGTGATCATAAGAATGACCGTTATGTCactaaggaaaaaaaatattcacaGAATCCTAAAGCATACTAAGCAAAAGCAGAGGAAAACTTTTGTAGATGCAAGTGATGGCTATGGTAGGAAACCACAGCAATCTTTACACTATGTAATACAGAGCAATGTGATTAGCAGTGACATATATAATCCATTATGCATATGACACATACATAAGCACACTTGTGAGTGAATTAGCTTAAATTTCTGATTGCTataaaatattttcatatttctCATACTTTAAATTCTATCGACATCGATTTTAGAGGTACTCACTTTACCGCCCAATCAAAAGGTGAAAACTCATACTTTAAATTTTATCGACATCGATTTTAGAGGTACTCACTTTACCGCCCAGAAAATTTTGGTATGGCACAAATGATCACTTTCTTGGAGAGAAAATTAAACACAGACGCTTCCCCCACAAGtcacctttctttttctttttctttttctttttctttccttgctAGGTTTTTTAGAGTAACAGTATTAAAGGTCAAGAGtgaggcaaaaggaaaataaCTGATGGCTCTTTAGACATTTATGCAGCTTGCAATACATATAGATAACTATAGATAACTGCAAAATTTGACATGAGATCCTTCGAAGAGTGCATACCTCAGGACTCCCACTTTCAAGAAGAACCCCCTTCAACTTACCTGCAAAAGATGTATGTTTATATCACTCTTCTTTTGCCCTGTACCTATTAGTATCACCTTTTTGAAGTACAACTTAAAAAGATACAGGGAAAGAAAAATAAACCTACACAACCAGACACGCCCAAAAAGAAGGAATAAGTGCATACCAGAGTCGATCCAAAATGTTGCAACCTTTGGATCAAAATTCCCAACTTCAACGGTCTCCCCAACTGATCAAAAGATGGTAGAATCAATACCAGCTATGGAATTATTCATACATGAAGTATAACAATTTGGAAATGATCAAAAAAAGCAGCAAAAATATGTTTACCGCTGTCCCCAAAGAATTGCCACCAAACTTTCCTAGGGCTTCCTTCATATTCAAAAACCCTAGAGTAGAAGTATGGTAAATAGTCATACCTGCATTCAGCAAACAATACAATATTTAGGAAGATTCAATTGAAAAGAAGCTTATCCTAGATTATGAACTGAACTTTGATTAACTTACGTGTGCGTATGTGCAGTTAGCAATGATTTAATACAATGTTGTGCAGATTTACGAGCATGGTCAACGTGCTCCACCCGTGCAATTCGGTTGTATATCTGCATGGTTAGCATCAGTCAACTCATtacacaaaaataatagaaaaatgtatAAAGTTAGTCAGAAGATCTAACCTTCAATGGAAATGCTGCAACATCTCCAATGGCAAAGATTCCAGGTATGCTTGTACGGAACTGGCCGTCCAcctaaatttaaaaattaaagtgtAATCATTACTAGGAACAATCAAGCCCTTACTTTCTGAAGGTATGTTAACAGAAAGAAGCACCCTCATTCTCTTCAGATTTCTCAATTTTGCCCAGAAACAACATTAGAAGGACTGAAGTTACAGAAGAGTTAATATCATCTGGACACGCGTAAAAGATCCTCTTTTTAATTCTGGAACCAATTTCTTCATTGGTCTTACTACGTACTGCCATTGTCAAACAACGAAAGAGCTCTGATGATCAGGAGTAATAAACCATATACAATCTTCTCACCTTTCAATTGAGAGAAACTGAAAGACTTCTTTGGAAAAGGGAAGTTTCTTttgcctctttttctttattttttcttttttaactaATCAGAGTAAACagacaaattcaaaaaaattacaTGCGTGCATTTTCAACAAAACCATAGGTCAAGTACGAGTTGGAGCAATTTGCTCTGAAGATGAATAGTTTCGTCTCATGGAAGAGCAGCAAATTTCACTGCCTACCTTCTGATGTACTAGACTATGCCTACTTCAGATGTAGTTAAGACTTCTTGTAGACAGTAAGACTGATGTACTTCACAGAAACTTACAGATGAAGAAAAAACATGCAAGAACATACATTAAGATTTAACTTTAAGGTAAGAATTATTTTGATTCGTTGATTCACCATTTCAACTTATAGCATATCATGTCTTGGTGGAAGATTAAGACCATGACCAATTTGCAGTTAGGAGAGTGGTTTAGCCATAAATACTAACTATATTTGGGGGGTCCCCAATTTGAACAATCCTAGCAAAGATATAAATAGAGTGCTAACCGCAATTCCACCAACAGTGCTGTTTAAGCCAACCACGTCAAATGGACTGACAGCAGGTTTTGCTCCAATACCAATAACGACCTGCAAATTCATAAAGgatatgcaaatgatttgagCTCTTCAACTTCTTTATCTGCACAATCATACGAGGTACTCCAATCCTCCGTGAAATAAGAACTTGATAGAACATTAGTAATCGTTGTTGTACCGTGTCTGTCTCTATACTTGATCCGTCTTCAAGCTTAACTGCAACTACCCGGCCATCTGGACCAGATTCTAGATGTTTTATCTTAGCACCCTGGGAAAAGATAAATTCATTTAGAAGATTATAAAATTGGTTGAGAAAGGAGGTAGACTATCAGAACTAGAAAGGAGAAAGGAGGAGACCTTGACGAATTTGACGCCGTTGTCTTGGTAGAGTTGCTCATACTTTTGGGCAAGAGAAGGAGTGAACAATCTTGGCAAAAGATGCTCTTCTGGGAAAATTATCTATGTTCCCAACAAAGTTAGTGAAAGCAGGAGTATACTGGTACCACATTCAAATGCAGGCAAGTTTTAAACTTCAGaggaataagaaaaataaaatgcttCATTTGTAAGGTAATAAGCTGGGATATTATGCTTCAGATACTCTTTGAACAGAGGACTTATTAGTACAAGAAAGGAACACAGACTTCTTTTGACTTGTAGAAAAAACATAACTTTCGGAACTTCACATGTTATTATTCCTTATATTGTCATCAACAGGTTTTGCTTCTATAGTTCTATGGTAATTTTTCTACCAAATTAGTTTTCACGAAAGAAAGAGGTAATCATGGTTCATGAATTAATGTTTCTTATTTATTTCTCACAAACAGCATTTCTTATTTAAGAAAGTGAAAAGAAGTAGTAAAGAGAACTCACAGTTGTATCAAGTTTCCAGGCCACAGCAGCTGCAGCAACTTCCATTCCTATATAGCCACCACCAACAACCACAAGCTTTTTTGCTTTCCCCtaaaataaaacaacataaattaGGAATATTATCATTCATATAACTCCAGAAGACCATCCATATTCAAAAGTTATGGGATGTATCTTTAAATTTTAAAAGACCATTTATAAGCATAGAAATGAGCACGATCTTACCAGTgaggaaattaatgaatcagcATCAGCCACATCCCGAATATAGTGAACCCCCGGCAAACTTCCTCCAATCTTCTCAGGAAATCTGAAATCGATTAATCACTAAATGATTAAACATCTGGTAGTTTAACCAGGATTGTAGGGCATATCAGTTGATACAAATTACAGCAATAAAATAATACAGCAGATGGAGGATATGATGTTTATTCAAGGGGAAAAAATCTTTTCCTGGTCCATTTTCTGATTGGACCAAGGCGCAACTGGATGAGTGTAAATTCTGATCTCTCCTCTATAATTAACAGGTTCGGATAAGCAGCACTCTAGTATAGCAAGCAAGGTCACCTGGATGCCGTACATCCGGTTGCGATTATAAGGGTGCCATACTTGAGAAGCTTTCCTGAATTTGTCGTCAGAGTTTGCTTTTCTATATCAATTCCTGTTACAGGATCTTCATATAACATCTGCAAAAGGTAAACATTTATCTTCAATTAGACTTACCTGACATTTAGAATGCTGGAGctgaataatagaataaaataagaacaaaatGAGATCATGTTTCCTCTCAAATTCTCCTAAAATTCCTAACTAGTACATATATTCTCAAATCTTCAATCAATTTACCTTGCTTTCTTTTGagcaaaccaaaaaaaaagaatcacAATTACATCAGACTTGTACAAGTGGCAACACAATATACAAAATTGCAGTACCTCTATCCCTTGTTCGTTGTACCAATCGGGAGTTTGCCTCTCACCACCAGAGCCAACGCAAGTATGAAAGCCCTAAAAAAACAGAGTTACATGGTATTCCTCATCAAATGCTGAAATTTGGTATTGACAATGACAGAGAAGCTACAAATGTTTCCAAAGCATGCTAAATAAAACAAAACCAAAGCTCACCGGTAAACGTGCTGGCTTTTTGTCTGTTGGAAACAAATATGCTTTAGTTAATGCTGGACGTTCATATGGTGCATATGGCTGcacaacaaaaaggaaaatatttcaaaacaaaccaACAGGAGCAAAGTAACAAACCTTAAATCTAACATTACAGGCATCCAACCAATTAGATTCCTTTATACATCTTCAACTACAATAAATTGCTGAAAAGACACAACTATCTAAATATGATTCATATGAATAATCATCACAAAGTATCAAAAACAACTTTTATGTCTCAGTCTCAAACTAATTTAGGCCGGCTACATAAAACCTTTATATCCAGTCCGCTCCATTTGGATCCTTTTCCTTACTCAATAATTTGTATTTTAAGCACcaagaaaaaaaacaattagGGTTTCGCTAACACTATGGGCTCCAATACCAACGTTGGTCCATAGCAAGGTTTCAAACTCCTTGTATGTGCATCGTGCTACTTTGACGTTGAACCAAAGCCCTAGAGGCACAAATTTTAAATACCATTGGCCAGCAAAGTTTGAAACTTTAataaataattacacaaaaaagCTAATGGAGTAGCATGGACAGTGAGGATTCATTAAGCGACCGCAACCTTTTTTGGATTGaggtatagttgttgttgttgttgtagttgtagtTGTTTTTGTTATCTCTAAACTAACATACAAATTTCCTCAACAAAATATAAATGTACTAAACACTTAAACTTAATACTTTGTTAGTATATAATTACTCGGAGATAGAAACTACTCAACCAAAATTACCTCTTTGGTCACAATGCAGAGCTTTCCATTAGCTTGTCCATGTTCAACAAAAGTTTTAGCTGCATATCCAGCTGAGTTTCCTCCTCCAACTACTACATACCTACAATCATCCAAATTTCAAATTCACCAAATTATTcacacatttaaaaaaaaaaaaaaaatcaaacaccAGAGTATCATTTATCTGCTCAAAAGTGGAACTCGACAATGAAACTCACTCTCGATTC includes the following:
- the LOC107828222 gene encoding monodehydroascorbate reductase 5, mitochondrial-like isoform X1, which encodes MSSVAVQRLMATMPNTMSFKQGLSLWCPQSASLNRFPRISSRSFRRSYVAAASSFANENREYVVVGGGNSAGYAAKTFVEHGQANGKLCIVTKEPYAPYERPALTKAYLFPTDKKPARLPGFHTCVGSGGERQTPDWYNEQGIEMLYEDPVTGIDIEKQTLTTNSGKLLKYGTLIIATGCTASRFPEKIGGSLPGVHYIRDVADADSLISSLGKAKKLVVVGGGYIGMEVAAAAVAWKLDTTIIFPEEHLLPRLFTPSLAQKYEQLYQDNGVKFVKGAKIKHLESGPDGRVVAVKLEDGSSIETDTVVIGIGAKPAVSPFDVVGLNSTVGGIAVDGQFRTSIPGIFAIGDVAAFPLKIYNRIARVEHVDHARKSAQHCIKSLLTAHTHTYDYLPYFYSRVFEYEGSPRKVWWQFFGDSVGETVEVGNFDPKVATFWIDSGKLKGVLLESGSPEEFQLLPKLARNQPTVDKSKLQNASSVEEALEIAQSSL
- the LOC107828222 gene encoding monodehydroascorbate reductase 5, mitochondrial-like (The RefSeq protein has 3 substitutions compared to this genomic sequence); the encoded protein is MPNTMSFKQGLSLWCPQSASLNRFPRISSRSFRRSYVAAASSFANENREYVVVGGGNSAGYAAKTFVEHGQANGKLCIVTKEPYAPYERPALTKAYLFPTDKKPARLPGFHTCVGSGGERQTPDWYNEQGIEMLYEDPVTGIDIEKQTLTTNSGKLLKYGTLIIATGCTASRFPEKIGGSLPGVHYIRDVADADSLISSLGKAKKLVVVGGGYIGMEVAAAAVAWKLDTTIIFPEEHLLPRLFTPSLAQKYEQLYQDNGVKFVKGAKIKHLESGPDGRVVAVKLEDGSSIETDTVVIGIGAKPAVSPFDVVGLNSTVGGIAVDGQFRTSIPGIFAIGDVAAFPLKIYNRIARVEHVDHARKSAQHCIKSLLTAHTHTYDYLPYFYSRVFEYEGSPRKVWWQFFGDSVGETVEVGNFDPKVATFWIDSGKLKGVLLESGSPEEFQLLPKLARSQPSVDKSKLQNASSVEEALEIAQASL